Below is a window of uncultured Tolumonas sp. DNA.
CGTGCGTTGATTTTAGTGTGGCAAAACAAGGGCAGCTGATGGCATACCGGTTTCAAGGGGAGTCGACATTAAACCCTGCGCATTTTATCAGCCATGCGGATCCTCTATAGATCGGCTTTCATGAACCGGTACCCTACAACGTATCAATAGATGGATTATATATCCGGCTTGTATTTTTCCCTTGTTGCTTTGATTGATACATCGCGCTATCCGCGCGAATGATGATCTCGTCAAAAACAGAGTCGACAGCTTGAAACTCACTTAGCCCAATACTGATGGTAATAAATATATCGTGTTTACCCGTGTGAAATGGCGTTGAACAAACAGCAGTTCTAAGCCGTTCACAACAGACTGTTGCTTCGTCTATCGATGTATTGGGTAAAATAATGCCAAATTCATCGCCACCTAATCGCCCGATTAAGTCGACGTTACGTAATTGGGTAACACATAATTGGGTAACGTGTTTTATTGCCGCATCGCCAGCTTGATGGCCAAACTGATCGTTGATTGATTTAAACTGATCGATATCTAAAAGAAGAAAACAGGTGGGTTGCTGATAGCGCTGAAACTCTTGAAATTTTTCGTCCAGTTTTTCCAGTAATTTTCTTCGATTACTGATCCCGGTTAAAACATCAATTTCGGATAAATATCTTAACTCCATTTCGAGATGGCGTTTATTGGTGACATTACGCGCGACCCAAACCACAGCTCTTTCATTATTGTAAAGCGCGGGCAGTGGTTTTACCCGACCTTCAAACCAGATACTGCCAGCGGGGCCACTTTGTCTATCAATGCTATCTACATCATCGCCAGCCAGGGAATATTCAACGACCATGAGTTTATTGTGTTGCAAGGTCAAACGAATTTGCTCTAGAAACCAATCTGCTTTTTCTTTTGGTAAAACATCATAGAGCGATTTGCCAATTAGCCCTGAGCCATCATGGTAAAATTCTGAATCTGAACCACCAAAAATATCAGCATAACGACCCGACTCTGTCAGGATAAAGACCAAATCAGGCAGGGCTGAAATAATGGTCATGAGCTTTTCATTTTCCGTAATATTGGTGCGCATATTCAAATCCCTTTAACCAGTAACATCATCCTGATAATGGATGCCCCAAGAACACATCGATTTCTTGTGCTGTTTAAAATGCAATTCGAATGAAAAATAAAAACAGGCTATTTACTGTGCAAATGGCATGTTCAGGTTGATATATGAATTAGCATGGATTACTTCATAGGTATCGTCAAATCAAGTAGTGCCATACACCAGTGACTCTTCGTTAATACATAGGCAAATTACGATTAATTATACTGATGCGTCATGATGCTATCAGTGAGGCGAAACAGCATCAGACGTTAACGCTGCCATTGTTAGATGAGCTTTCTAAGCAAGATCTCGGTGCTTTAACTGAATTGCTGCAGCCACAAGTTTCGGTTGGGCTGCAGAGTTCTATTTAAATAAAAAAGAGAATTACTTTATATAGGTAATTCT
It encodes the following:
- a CDS encoding diguanylate cyclase, whose product is MRTNITENEKLMTIISALPDLVFILTESGRYADIFGGSDSEFYHDGSGLIGKSLYDVLPKEKADWFLEQIRLTLQHNKLMVVEYSLAGDDVDSIDRQSGPAGSIWFEGRVKPLPALYNNERAVVWVARNVTNKRHLEMELRYLSEIDVLTGISNRRKLLEKLDEKFQEFQRYQQPTCFLLLDIDQFKSINDQFGHQAGDAAIKHVTQLCVTQLRNVDLIGRLGGDEFGIILPNTSIDEATVCCERLRTAVCSTPFHTGKHDIFITISIGLSEFQAVDSVFDEIIIRADSAMYQSKQQGKNTSRIYNPSIDTL